The following proteins are encoded in a genomic region of Terriglobia bacterium:
- a CDS encoding PilZ domain-containing protein, translating to MSEARTGRRFALSLPVKIKKADSGRSHAATTNNMSAAGVYITTKLPFREGSKLNFQITLPAPVIGSANNVEVNCSGRVVRVDTSTKGKRRGVACVIDRYQFKPQRKPREAK from the coding sequence TTGTCCGAAGCTCGCACCGGCCGACGATTTGCGCTGTCGCTGCCGGTCAAGATCAAGAAGGCCGATTCGGGGCGCTCGCACGCAGCCACCACCAATAACATGAGTGCCGCCGGCGTCTACATCACCACCAAGCTGCCGTTTCGCGAGGGATCCAAGCTGAATTTCCAGATCACGCTGCCTGCGCCTGTGATCGGCTCGGCCAACAACGTGGAAGTCAACTGCAGCGGACGCGTGGTGCGCGTGGATACCTCGACCAAGGGAAAGCGTCGCGGCGTGGCCTGCGTGATTGATCGCTATCAATTCAAACCGCAGCGGAAACCGCGGGAGGCCAAGTGA
- a CDS encoding DNA-binding response regulator, translated as MLKMVLADKQAIFRAGIAKVLGVEDEIRIVAQVQSWDQVSMSLEKFRPNILAFAANLVPDMSALMHAAAQSKTRLIVLAETGENGQAYLGAGVHGVVYRNVTGAALLECVHKVAKGETWVQPQMLAPEEVENDMVGARVRDRLTPKELRIVALIVQGYKNKDIATE; from the coding sequence ATGCTCAAGATGGTCCTCGCAGACAAGCAGGCAATCTTCCGTGCTGGGATCGCCAAGGTGCTCGGGGTGGAGGACGAAATCCGCATTGTGGCGCAGGTGCAGTCCTGGGACCAGGTTTCCATGTCGCTGGAAAAATTCCGTCCCAACATCCTGGCGTTCGCCGCCAATCTCGTGCCCGATATGTCCGCGCTGATGCACGCCGCGGCCCAGAGCAAGACGCGCCTTATCGTTCTCGCTGAGACCGGCGAAAACGGTCAGGCTTACCTCGGCGCCGGCGTGCACGGTGTCGTCTATCGCAACGTTACGGGAGCGGCGTTGCTGGAATGCGTTCACAAGGTTGCCAAGGGCGAAACCTGGGTGCAGCCGCAGATGCTCGCGCCCGAAGAAGTGGAGAACGATATGGTCGGCGCGCGTGTGCGCGACCGCCTTACTCCTAAGGAACTGCGCATCGTCGCCCTCATCGTGCAGGGTTACAAGAATAAGGACATCGCCACCGAAC